In a single window of the Ancylothrix sp. D3o genome:
- a CDS encoding class I SAM-dependent methyltransferase: protein MTVAASKKPGLGSRLVNGVLSIKPLADLAKHQAREMMIKRAAKIGVYWREEAKALRENDLETEKAKIENPQLKYPEYYLTSFHAYEKGNLSWEAATEVEVAAKAVHAGIWPEEGAQGDSKLRESYHNILKAQIDIEPKNIVDLGCSVGMSSFAIQQAYPQAKITGVDLSPYFLAIANLRSSQNQANFKWVHAAAENTGLTEASYDLVSVFLMFHELPQTAAKAVLKEAKRLLRPGGYVAFMDMNPQSEIYAKMPPYILTLLKSTEPYLDEYFSLDIEQAFREAGFEKPQIKVNTHRHRTVLAKS from the coding sequence ATGACCGTTGCAGCCAGCAAAAAACCCGGACTCGGATCACGCTTAGTGAATGGCGTACTCTCCATCAAACCCCTAGCAGACCTCGCCAAACACCAAGCCCGTGAGATGATGATCAAACGGGCCGCAAAAATCGGAGTTTATTGGAGAGAAGAAGCAAAAGCCCTGCGAGAAAACGACCTCGAAACAGAAAAAGCCAAAATAGAAAACCCGCAGCTAAAATACCCCGAATATTACTTAACCTCATTTCACGCCTACGAAAAAGGAAACTTAAGCTGGGAAGCAGCCACAGAAGTAGAAGTAGCAGCAAAAGCAGTTCATGCCGGCATTTGGCCAGAAGAGGGGGCGCAAGGAGATAGCAAACTCCGAGAAAGCTATCACAACATCTTAAAAGCACAAATAGACATCGAACCCAAAAATATAGTCGATCTTGGATGTAGCGTAGGGATGAGTAGCTTTGCCATCCAGCAAGCTTATCCCCAAGCAAAGATAACCGGCGTAGACTTATCGCCTTATTTCTTAGCCATAGCCAACTTAAGATCAAGCCAAAACCAAGCAAATTTTAAATGGGTTCATGCAGCAGCAGAAAACACCGGCCTAACCGAAGCTAGTTATGATTTAGTTTCCGTGTTTTTAATGTTCCATGAACTGCCCCAAACCGCCGCAAAAGCAGTTTTAAAAGAAGCCAAAAGATTATTACGTCCGGGTGGCTATGTGGCATTTATGGATATGAACCCCCAATCAGAAATATATGCCAAAATGCCGCCTTATATTTTAACCTTGCTGAAAAGCACCGAACCTTACCTAGACGAATATTTCAGCCTAGATATTGAGCAAGCATTTAGAGAAGCCGGCTTTGAAAAACCACAAATAAAAGTCAACACACACCGCCACCGAACAGTCCTAGCAAAATCTTAA